The genomic stretch GCCGAGGCCACCGCCGGTGACAAAGCCGGGCCGCCCGCATGTGGCCGTGGCCCCGTGTCACCGGCGGTGGCCAGCAACGACCTGCGTCACCCACACGTGACCCGTCATCGTCATGCGTGTGCGcgtgtcccccctccccaggcggCAATAAATGGTGTCACCCCCCCACGCGTGGCCCTGTCATCGTCCCACCCCAGGGGACGCGGGGGGTCACGGCCACCCCATGGGGACCGTCCCCAAGCTGGGGGGGTCAcagccgccccggggctgagccagTGCCTcgtccctgggtgtccccacgCGCAGTGACAGCCAGCGCGGCCCCCAGCTCCGCCGGTTTATTGCGCAGCAGATGTCACCAGCGTCACCGCGCCGCCGTCACTCGCTGGTGGCGGCTGCCGCCTCCCGCTGCCGCAGCCGCTTCTGGCGCTGGAGCAGCCGCCGCTCGCGCTCGAACTCCTTCATGCGCATCACGTAGCTGGGGACAGGCGCGTCACCCCGCGTGTCCCCCGGGGCACCGCCGCGCCAGGGGACACCGcaaggccgggggggggggacagggatggggacacagtggggctggggacagggagcccCAGAGGTCACCGCGGtgaccccatgtccccacgccTGCGTCCCCTtgtgtcccccagccctgtccccccccccccccacgtccctgtcaccccccacTGATGTGTCCTGGTGTCTCCCAcgtcccagtgtccccccacGTCCCTCTCCCCAAGTCCCCCGtatccccccatgtcccctgtgctccctccccctgcccccctccctctgtccccgtcaccctgtgtcccccatccctgtttgcctgtgtccctgtgtcccccgtCCGCCCCCCTCCCTGCGCATCTGCATCCCCccaccatgtccctgtccccctccctgtgtcctggtgtccctgtgtcccccgtCCGCCCCCTCCCTGTGCGTCTGCATCTCTGCATCCCCccaccatgtccctgtccccctccctgtgtcctggtgtccctgtgtcccccgtCCGCCCCCTCCCTGCGCATCTGCATCCCCccaccatgtccctgtccccctccctgtgtcctggtgtccctgtgtcccccgtCCCTGCACGTCTGCACCCCCGTTTCCCGCCTGCATCCCCGTGCGGTGTCGTGTGCACGCACGTCCCCCGTGTCCCAGGTTCCCGGCGTCCCCACCACCGTGTCCCCACCAcatcccccgccccgccacgtCCCCCGCCGCATCCCCGCCCCCTCCACGTCCCCGCCACGGTGTCCCCGCTGCACCCCCGTCCCcgccatgtccctgtccccgccacggtgtccccgtccccgcggTACTCGCGGTGCTGGCAGGCGTCCCAGGCGTGGCGCAGGTCCTGGCAGTCCCAGGGCACGGGGAAGGCATCGCGCTGGCAGcgcagcagccgcagcaggtGATGGGCGCAGAAATCCCGCTGCTCCAGCGGCACCCGGCCCCCCGCCAGCTGCTGCGCCGTGGCCACCATCACTGTCACCGGGGAGGGGATGCGGTCAGCGCCCGCAGGGGACGcacagggcggggggggggggggggcgcgggggacGCGGCTGTTGGGGGGAAAATGGGGTGGGATGTGGGGGCACCCGTGGCGCGTagggacacgtggggacacgcagcaggggtggggacacggtgggTGGCCGCTGCAGGGACATCGGCACCCGTGTGGCACACGGGGACACGTGGGGATGCGTGGCAAGGATGGGGACCAGAGAATGTGGCAGGGGTGGGGACGGGGGCGATGACCACcgcagggacacgggggggacagcGTGGCACGTGGGGACACCTGGGGACACGCAGCAGGGACGGGGACCGGGGGACGtggcagggacggggacacggcGGGCGGCCAATGTGGGGATGTTGGCACACGTGTGGCACGCGGGGACACGcagcagggacggggaccagagaacatggcagggatggggacgtggtGTGGCACGTGGGGACACACGTGGGGACAGATGGGGACACACGGCAAGGACAGGGACCGAGaggacacagcagggacagggacgcGGCAGGCAGTCACACGGGGACACCCCGGCGCGGCGAgcagggacgtggggacacgtgGCAGGAACAGGGGGGACAGCAGGGGTGTGGGGACACGGCGGGGCGGCCATCGTGGGGACTTCGGCACGCGTGTGGCACGTGGGGACACGCGGGGACACGAGGCGAGGGCAGGGACCAGCGGGACAccacagggacggggacacacGAGGCACCACGGCGGGGACGCGGGCACAAgcagggacgtggggacacgcGGGGGACGTGCCCCAAGGATGGGGACgaggggggcgcggcggggcggggaccCGGCGACGGCTGCTGCAGGGACGGAGCCCAGGGAACGCCGCGTCCCGTGGCCGCCACGGGGACGTCGGCACGCGTGGCACGCGTGGCCGCGCCAGGCCGCCGCAGCAGGGACAGCGGGGGCCTGGGTGGCACCGGGGGACAcgcggggacacggggggggggacacggacgGGGCGGGGGCCAGGGACGCGGCGGGACGTGGCCGGGGTGGGTGAGCGGTGACGAGGACAGGCGGGAACGGGGGGCGCGTGACAAGGGCGGCCACGTGCCGGGCACGCGGAGGGACAGGGCACGAGGGCACGGGTGGGGACGGGGGCCCCGCGGGGACACGGGGCGGGGACACGCGGAgggggacacggaggggacacggggcgggggggacacggaggggacacgggggatgCACGGGGGGACGTGAGGGGAcacggggcgggggcgcgggggtcACGCGAGGGGCCGGTCCCGCGAGGACACCCCAAGGGCACCCCCGGGCCGGGtcctgcggggggggggcggggcccgaGCGGGGTCAGCGtcctcgccccccgccccgtccgTGTCCCCTccgtgtccgtgtgtcccctCCGTGTCCGTGTGCCCCCGTGTCCGTGTGCCCccgtgtccgtgtgtccccgtgtccgtgtgtccccgtgtccgtgTGCCCCCGGGCCGGCACTGACcgcggggggcgcggcgcggcagcCCCAGCTCGGCGGGGAAGGTCGGCATCTGCAGCGGGTCCGGCTCCGTCTCCGCGTCCCCCCAGGTAGCGCCGCGCCAGGTGAGCGCCCATCGCCGCCCCGGCGCCGGAACCGGAAACACCCGCACCGGAAACACCGGAAACACCGGAAACGACAACACCGGGAGGCCCGGAACTATCGGGAAGGGACTCGGAACCCGCCCGGCCCCTAAAGCGCGACGGACCCGTGGAACCGGAAGTTGCCTCGCCCCGCCCTGTACCATAGAGGCGGTGCCGCTCCTGGCGCCCCCTTGTGGGCGGGAGGGTTGGGGGCgctggggtggcaggggctcggggcggggggtgctgggggcgcgggggggggcgggggtttgggggtgttAAGGGGGAATgttggggtgccgggggggccggggggggctgggggtttgggggtgttAAGGGGGGAATgttggggtgccgggggtggggggcattGGGGGCGCTGGGGGGAGGGGCGCTCAAGGAGatttgggggttggggggggttgggggggttggggtgccccccccgcgCAGCCTTGCTGCTGCCCGCGCTCGAGCGTGTCCCCCCTTCCTGCCGTCACCCATGggtgcgcggggcggggccggggacctttggggtccctggggaccggggggggcgtgggggacATTTGGGGAGCCCTGGGATGGGCACTGGGGGCCGGGGGtgttggggacattggggaccaGCAGGGAAGGTTGGGGCGGTCAGGGGCCCtcggggacatttggggaccaCGGGGGGTGTCAGGGGCCCtcggggacatttggggaccaCGGGGGGTGTCAGGGGCCCtcggggacatttggggacccttggggacatttggggaccaCGGGGGGTGTCAGGGACCCtcggggacatttggggaccctcggggacatttggggacccTCGGGAACACGGGGACCACGGGGGGTGTCAGGGGC from Pelecanus crispus isolate bPelCri1 unplaced genomic scaffold, bPelCri1.pri SCAFFOLD_352, whole genome shotgun sequence encodes the following:
- the NDUFB7 gene encoding LOW QUALITY PROTEIN: NADH dehydrogenase [ubiquinone] 1 beta subcomplex subunit 7 (The sequence of the model RefSeq protein was modified relative to this genomic sequence to represent the inferred CDS: deleted 1 base in 1 codon), whose product is MGAHLARRYLGDAETEPDPLQMPTFPAELGLPRRAPRVMVATAQQLAGGRVPLEQRDFCAHHLLRLLRCQRDAFPVPWDCQDLRHAWDACQHRDYVMRMKEFERERRLLQRQKRLRQREAAAATSE